A section of the Primulina eburnea isolate SZY01 chromosome 1, ASM2296580v1, whole genome shotgun sequence genome encodes:
- the LOC140821600 gene encoding WUSCHEL-related homeobox 4, whose protein sequence is MEGENENLGSGPGGSRWNPTKEQINILESFYRQGLRTPSAEQIQQITARLRAFGHIEGKNVFYWFQNHKARQRQKQKQESFAYFNRFLHANPLFPHYQNVVCGPCYIPPPQNESGFLPQCPKVAVPTSAGIKRRLSNPTNQPFHHPRSRKEDYYLYPISTPKNSKTHNQETLDLFPVHPTGILQSKNGNGIDNGTASSTPSSSENECSVNLGTDEEENANRHGYHHDHDQDHPFFDFFCGN, encoded by the exons ATGGAGGGTGAGAATGAGAATCTTGGGAGTGGTCCAGGAGGGTCTAGGTGGAACCCTACGAAAGAGCAGATAAATATACTGGAGAGTTTTTATAGGCAGGGTTTGAGGACTCCGAGTGCGGAACAGATTCAGCAGATCACCGCGAGGCTCCGGGCGTTCGGTCATATCGAAGGGAAGAATGTGTTCTACTGGTTTCAGAATCACAAGGCGAGGCAAAGACAGAAGCAAAAGCAAGAGTCTTTCGCTTATTTCAATAGGTTCCTCCATGCGAATCCACTGTTTCCACATTATCAGAATG TTGTTTGCGGCCCATGCTACATCCCACCACCCCAAAATGAATCAGGTTTCTTGCCACAGTGCCCAAAGGTGGCAGTGCCCACATCTGCAGGCATCAAAAGGAGACTATCAAACCCCACAAATCAGCCGTTCCATCACCCCAGGAGCAGAAAGGAAGACTACTACTTATACCCGATTTCGACCCCGAAAAACTCTAAAACACATAACCAAGAAACGCTGGATCTGTTCCCGGTCCATCCCACCGGAATCCTACAGTCGAAAAATGGCAATGGAATAGATAACGGAACCGCTTCGAGCACCCCGAGTTCTTCAGAGAATGAATGCAGTGTTAATCTTGGTACCGATGAAGAAGAAAATGCCAACCGCCATGGCTACCACCATGATCATGATCAAGATCATCCCTTTTTTGATTTTTTCTGTGGGAATTAA